The following coding sequences lie in one Zingiber officinale cultivar Zhangliang chromosome 2B, Zo_v1.1, whole genome shotgun sequence genomic window:
- the LOC122049370 gene encoding protein TIFY 3-like: MDHFQFQTQLEGEDFSNGNKFNNLLPLTIFYNGKMKVYNAISQEKAEAIMLIASAAARSASPAAAEQLDRKVNPWNNLQDDTNDELPMARTHSLQRFLEKRRERMMEKSPYNYYSENSLYVEGPSHAQGMPPPFA; this comes from the exons ATGGATCACTTCCAATTCCAAACACAGCTCGAGGGAGAGGATTTCAGCAATGGAAACAA ATTTAACAACTTACTGCCGCTGACCATCTTCTATAATGGAAAGATGAAAGTTTACAACGCAATTTCCCAGGAAAAG GCGGAGGCAATAATGTTGATTGCGTCGGCGGCGGCGCGATCTGCTTCGCCGGCGGCGGCGGAGCAGCTCGATCGTAAAGTTAATCCCTGGAACAACCTGCAAGATG ACACGAACGACGAGCTGCCGATGGCAAGGACGCACTCGCTTCAGCGTTTCCTGGAGAAGCGCCGTGAAAG GATGATGGAGAAATCCCCTTACAACTATTATTCAGAAAACTCCTTGTACGTGGAAGGGCCGTCTCATGCTCAAGGGATGCCTcctccatttgcctag
- the LOC122046625 gene encoding organic cation/carnitine transporter 7-like isoform X1 encodes MEEARTTYTVDDALLSVGFGKFQALILVYAGMGWVAEAMEIMLLSFVGSSVQEEWNITPNKESLLTSVVFGGMMVGAYSGGVVSDNYGRRKGFLFTSLVTAVAGFLSSFSPNYICLITSRFIVGIGLGGAHVFASWFLEFIPAPNRGTWMAVYQISWTVGTILEASLAWFIMPTLGWRWLLAVSSLPAFVLLLFYNIAPESPRYLSMRSKADAVCMLEKMARMNKMMLPHGTFTSDPKSEFDINHDSSETTPLITHQICETSTISKDTKTEVGLISVFYKLLSPKLARTTLLLWIVYFGNAFAYYGIVLLTSELTIKCNWNAPLLSVSKDNSYRDIFVTSFAELPGLLLSAAIVDRIGRRPSMLIFLFTNCFLLIPLFWHQNELLTTSLLFGARACIMGSFSILYVYAPEVYPTSLRTTGVGVANAISRIGAMICPLVAVGLVKGCYQIAAISLFEIVIFLTGLAIMFFPLETKGRRLTDTL; translated from the exons ATGGAAGAGGCAAGAACAACTTACACGGTGGATGATGCGCTCTTGTCCGTTGGGTTCGGAAAATTCCAAGCCCTCATCCTGGTCTACGCCGGGATGGGTTGGGTCGCCGAGGCAATGGAAATAATGCTGCTTTCTTTCGTCGGTTCGTCGGTTCAAGAGGAGTGGAACATCACTCCGAATAAAGAGAGCCTCTTGACCAGTGTCGTCTTCGGTGGGATGATGGTCGGAGCGTATTCAGGGGGCGTGGTCTCGGATAATTACGGCAGGAG GAAGGGTTTCCTCTTCACTTCACTTGTTACTGCTGTTGCTGGCTTTCTTAGTTCATTTTCCCCCAATTACATATGCTTGATAACGTCTCGGTTTATTGTGGGAATTGGTTTGGGTGGTGCGCATGTGTTTGCTTCATGGTTTCTAGAATTCATTCCAGCTCCAAATAGAGGTACTTGGATGGCTGTATATCAAATTTCCTGGACTGTTGGCACAATTTTGGAGGCTTCACTTGCATGG TTTATAATGCCAACCCTAGGCTGGAGATGGTTACTTGCAGTCAGTTCTTTACCAGCATTTGTGTTGCTTCTGTTCTATAATATTGCTCCCGAGTCTCCAAGGTACCTCTCTATGAGAAGTAAAGCTGATGCAGTGTGTATGTTAGAAAAAATGGCAAGAATGAACAAGATGATGCTCCCTCATGGCACATTTACCTCTGATCCCAAAAGTGAATTTGACATAAATCATGATTCTTCTGAAACCACACCTTTAATCACACACCAGATCTGTGAGACATCGACCATCAGCAAGGATACTAAAACGGAAGTAGGATTGATCAGTGTGTTTTATAAGCTTTTGTCTCCCAAATTGGCCAGAACTACTCTTCTTCTGTGGATTGTTTACTTCGGGAATGCTTTTGCTTACTATGGAATTGTTCTCCTGACTTCTGAATTAACTATAAAATGTAACTGGAATGCACCACTTTTGAGTGTTTCAAAGGATAACAGCTACAGAGATATATTTGTAACTAGTTTTGCTG AGCTTCCTGGACTTCTTTTATCCGCTGCTATTGTGGACAGGATTGGCCGCAGGCCTTCTATGTTGATCTTTCTCTTCACAAATTGTTTCCTGCTAATTCCTCTGTTTTGGCATCAGAATGAATTATTAACAACGAGCTTACTGTTTGGTGCCCGTGCTTGTATCATGGGAAGCTTCAGTATCCTCTATGTATATGCTCCAGAG GTATACCCGACCTCACTACGCACAACGGGTGTTGGAGTCGCAAACGCAATTAGCAGAATAGGGGCCATGATCTGCCCACTGGTAGCGGTTGGATTGGTGAAAGGCTGCTATCAGATTGCAGCAATTTCATTGTTTGAGATCGTTATATTCCTTACAGGGTTGGCAATTATGTTCTTCCCGTTGGAGACCAAGGGCCGTCGACTAACTGACACTCTATAA
- the LOC122046625 gene encoding organic cation/carnitine transporter 7-like isoform X2 produces the protein MEEARTTYTVDDALLSVGFGKFQALILVYAGMGWVAEAMEIMLLSFVGSSVQEEWNITPNKESLLTSVVFGGMMVGAYSGGVVSDNYGRRKGFLFTSLVTAVAGFLSSFSPNYICLITSRFIVGIGLGGAHVFASWFLEFIPAPNRGTWMAVYQISWTVGTILEASLAWFIMPTLGWRWLLAVSSLPAFVLLLFYNIAPESPRYLSMRSKADAVCMLEKMARMNKMMLPHGTFTSDPKSEFDINHDSSETTPLITHQICETSTISKDTKTEVGLISVFYKLLSPKLARTTLLLWIVYFGNAFAYYGIVLLTSELTIKCNWNAPLLSVSKDNSYRDIFVTSFAELPGLLLSAAIVDRIGRRPSMLIFLFTNCFLLIPLFWHQNELLTTSLLFGARACIMGSFSILYVYAPEFGD, from the exons ATGGAAGAGGCAAGAACAACTTACACGGTGGATGATGCGCTCTTGTCCGTTGGGTTCGGAAAATTCCAAGCCCTCATCCTGGTCTACGCCGGGATGGGTTGGGTCGCCGAGGCAATGGAAATAATGCTGCTTTCTTTCGTCGGTTCGTCGGTTCAAGAGGAGTGGAACATCACTCCGAATAAAGAGAGCCTCTTGACCAGTGTCGTCTTCGGTGGGATGATGGTCGGAGCGTATTCAGGGGGCGTGGTCTCGGATAATTACGGCAGGAG GAAGGGTTTCCTCTTCACTTCACTTGTTACTGCTGTTGCTGGCTTTCTTAGTTCATTTTCCCCCAATTACATATGCTTGATAACGTCTCGGTTTATTGTGGGAATTGGTTTGGGTGGTGCGCATGTGTTTGCTTCATGGTTTCTAGAATTCATTCCAGCTCCAAATAGAGGTACTTGGATGGCTGTATATCAAATTTCCTGGACTGTTGGCACAATTTTGGAGGCTTCACTTGCATGG TTTATAATGCCAACCCTAGGCTGGAGATGGTTACTTGCAGTCAGTTCTTTACCAGCATTTGTGTTGCTTCTGTTCTATAATATTGCTCCCGAGTCTCCAAGGTACCTCTCTATGAGAAGTAAAGCTGATGCAGTGTGTATGTTAGAAAAAATGGCAAGAATGAACAAGATGATGCTCCCTCATGGCACATTTACCTCTGATCCCAAAAGTGAATTTGACATAAATCATGATTCTTCTGAAACCACACCTTTAATCACACACCAGATCTGTGAGACATCGACCATCAGCAAGGATACTAAAACGGAAGTAGGATTGATCAGTGTGTTTTATAAGCTTTTGTCTCCCAAATTGGCCAGAACTACTCTTCTTCTGTGGATTGTTTACTTCGGGAATGCTTTTGCTTACTATGGAATTGTTCTCCTGACTTCTGAATTAACTATAAAATGTAACTGGAATGCACCACTTTTGAGTGTTTCAAAGGATAACAGCTACAGAGATATATTTGTAACTAGTTTTGCTG AGCTTCCTGGACTTCTTTTATCCGCTGCTATTGTGGACAGGATTGGCCGCAGGCCTTCTATGTTGATCTTTCTCTTCACAAATTGTTTCCTGCTAATTCCTCTGTTTTGGCATCAGAATGAATTATTAACAACGAGCTTACTGTTTGGTGCCCGTGCTTGTATCATGGGAAGCTTCAGTATCCTCTATGTATATGCTCCAGAG TTTGGTGATTAG
- the LOC122046625 gene encoding organic cation/carnitine transporter 7-like isoform X3: protein MVDGGANVVFSKKGFLFTSLVTAVAGFLSSFSPNYICLITSRFIVGIGLGGAHVFASWFLEFIPAPNRGTWMAVYQISWTVGTILEASLAWFIMPTLGWRWLLAVSSLPAFVLLLFYNIAPESPRYLSMRSKADAVCMLEKMARMNKMMLPHGTFTSDPKSEFDINHDSSETTPLITHQICETSTISKDTKTEVGLISVFYKLLSPKLARTTLLLWIVYFGNAFAYYGIVLLTSELTIKCNWNAPLLSVSKDNSYRDIFVTSFAELPGLLLSAAIVDRIGRRPSMLIFLFTNCFLLIPLFWHQNELLTTSLLFGARACIMGSFSILYVYAPEVYPTSLRTTGVGVANAISRIGAMICPLVAVGLVKGCYQIAAISLFEIVIFLTGLAIMFFPLETKGRRLTDTL, encoded by the exons ATGGTTGATGGTGGTGCCAATGTTGTCTTCTCCAA GAAGGGTTTCCTCTTCACTTCACTTGTTACTGCTGTTGCTGGCTTTCTTAGTTCATTTTCCCCCAATTACATATGCTTGATAACGTCTCGGTTTATTGTGGGAATTGGTTTGGGTGGTGCGCATGTGTTTGCTTCATGGTTTCTAGAATTCATTCCAGCTCCAAATAGAGGTACTTGGATGGCTGTATATCAAATTTCCTGGACTGTTGGCACAATTTTGGAGGCTTCACTTGCATGG TTTATAATGCCAACCCTAGGCTGGAGATGGTTACTTGCAGTCAGTTCTTTACCAGCATTTGTGTTGCTTCTGTTCTATAATATTGCTCCCGAGTCTCCAAGGTACCTCTCTATGAGAAGTAAAGCTGATGCAGTGTGTATGTTAGAAAAAATGGCAAGAATGAACAAGATGATGCTCCCTCATGGCACATTTACCTCTGATCCCAAAAGTGAATTTGACATAAATCATGATTCTTCTGAAACCACACCTTTAATCACACACCAGATCTGTGAGACATCGACCATCAGCAAGGATACTAAAACGGAAGTAGGATTGATCAGTGTGTTTTATAAGCTTTTGTCTCCCAAATTGGCCAGAACTACTCTTCTTCTGTGGATTGTTTACTTCGGGAATGCTTTTGCTTACTATGGAATTGTTCTCCTGACTTCTGAATTAACTATAAAATGTAACTGGAATGCACCACTTTTGAGTGTTTCAAAGGATAACAGCTACAGAGATATATTTGTAACTAGTTTTGCTG AGCTTCCTGGACTTCTTTTATCCGCTGCTATTGTGGACAGGATTGGCCGCAGGCCTTCTATGTTGATCTTTCTCTTCACAAATTGTTTCCTGCTAATTCCTCTGTTTTGGCATCAGAATGAATTATTAACAACGAGCTTACTGTTTGGTGCCCGTGCTTGTATCATGGGAAGCTTCAGTATCCTCTATGTATATGCTCCAGAG GTATACCCGACCTCACTACGCACAACGGGTGTTGGAGTCGCAAACGCAATTAGCAGAATAGGGGCCATGATCTGCCCACTGGTAGCGGTTGGATTGGTGAAAGGCTGCTATCAGATTGCAGCAATTTCATTGTTTGAGATCGTTATATTCCTTACAGGGTTGGCAATTATGTTCTTCCCGTTGGAGACCAAGGGCCGTCGACTAACTGACACTCTATAA
- the LOC122046626 gene encoding uncharacterized protein LOC122046626, translated as MEQPPIPTASSVADAAGDKGIPKPRKRSLSPEEILAHYESQGLNSREAALQAVGDLQALLYSALPSSRGRKSDRLTADSLRKVDNANARLAILDAKLDSKPDIGQSFAIGLASGALLRGADSVLPHVIGSIRSIWNSVGAATKSSSSAP; from the coding sequence ATGGAGCAGCCTCCGATCCCTACCGCGTCATCTGTCGCCGACGCCGCCGGAGACAAGGGCATCCCCAAGCCAAGGAAGCGCTCGCTCTCCCCCGAGGAGATTCTCGCGCACTACGAGTCTCAGGGCTTGAATTCCCGCGAGGCCGCTCTCCAGGCCGTCGGCGATCTCCAGGCCCTCCTCTACAGTGCCCTCCCCTCCTCACGCGGCAGAAAGAGTGACCGCCTCACCGCCGACTCCCTCCGCAAGGTCGACAACGCCAACGCTCGCCTCGCCATCCTGGACGCCAAGCTCGACTCCAAGCCCGACATCGGCCAGTCCTTCGCAATAGGACTCGCCTCCGGCGCACTCCTCCGCGGCGCCGACTCCGTCCTTCCGCACGTCATCGGCAGCATCCGCAGCATCTGGAACTCCGTTGGCGCCGctaccaaaagctcctcctctgCGCCTTAG
- the LOC122046627 gene encoding uncharacterized protein LOC122046627, with product MFNCFSQGELSRKEGCNGSEFAITVEEEMSRDVDRVITMPSLPSELCTCSFFVEMAHQRLAEEAAPVPVACGGGGAGGLRRRRHWLLAEGPRELQSPLRSEIVAACDACGERRCGVGDGRSPADECACE from the exons ATGTTCAATTGCTTCTCTCAAG GAGAATTGTCAAGAAAAGAAGGGTGCAATGGATCTGAATTCGCCATAACCGTCGAAGAGGAGATGAGCAGGGATGTCGATCGCGTCATCACTATGCCTTCTCTCCCCTCCGAGCTCTGTACCTGTTCGTTCTTCGTGGAGATGGCGCACCAGCGGCTTGCAGAGGAGGCGGCGCCGGTGCCGGTTGCTTGCGGAGGAGGTGGCGCTGGCGGCTTGCGGAGGAGGCGACACTGGTTGCTTGCGGAGGGACCACGCGAGCTTCAGTCCCCGCTCCGTAGCGAGATCGTGGCCGCCTGCGACGCCTGTGGAGAACGTAGGTGCGGTGTTGGCGATGGTCGCAGTCCAGCCGATGAATGCGCGTGCGAATGA